One Rhodospirillales bacterium DNA segment encodes these proteins:
- the ispG gene encoding flavodoxin-dependent (E)-4-hydroxy-3-methylbut-2-enyl-diphosphate synthase, translating into MGPAARRKSIPVRIDHVVVGGAAPIVVQSMTNTDTADVAATVEQVAALAAAGSELVRITVDRDESAKAVPHIRDALDRRDVKVPLIGDFHYIGHKLLTDHPGCAEALAKYRINPGNVGFREKRDRQFSTMIDIAQKHGKPVRIGVNWGSLDQELLVRLMDENSRSSAPRTAAEVTQEAMVVSGSESARRAEALGMGADRIILSCKVSDVQSLIAVYTALAARCDYALHLGLTEAGMGSKGIVASTAGIAILLQGGIGDTIRVSLTPQAGGDRTQEVIVAQEMLQVLGLRTFMPLVTACPGCGRTTSTFFQKLAGDIQGHIRARMPEWARAYEGVETMTVAVMGCIVNGPGESKHADIGISLPGTGEEPAAPVFIDGRKAMTLRGAGIAADFQAIVEDYVRTRYPHRDQAVAPASPATAAAAAVAR; encoded by the coding sequence ATGGGTCCGGCGGCGCGTCGAAAGAGCATTCCGGTCAGGATCGATCACGTCGTCGTCGGCGGCGCGGCTCCGATCGTCGTGCAGTCGATGACCAATACCGACACGGCGGATGTGGCCGCGACAGTCGAACAGGTTGCGGCACTCGCGGCGGCAGGCTCGGAACTGGTGCGCATCACCGTCGATCGCGACGAGTCCGCCAAGGCCGTGCCGCACATCCGCGATGCCCTTGATCGGCGCGACGTCAAGGTCCCACTTATCGGCGATTTTCACTACATCGGCCATAAGCTGCTGACGGACCACCCGGGGTGTGCCGAGGCACTCGCCAAGTATCGGATCAATCCCGGTAACGTCGGCTTCCGCGAGAAGCGCGATCGCCAATTTTCAACGATGATCGACATTGCGCAGAAGCACGGCAAGCCGGTGCGCATTGGCGTCAACTGGGGAAGCCTCGATCAGGAACTGCTGGTCCGACTGATGGACGAAAACTCGCGTTCGTCCGCGCCGAGGACCGCAGCCGAGGTCACGCAGGAGGCAATGGTGGTGTCGGGCAGCGAAAGCGCCCGCCGCGCCGAGGCGCTCGGCATGGGCGCGGATCGTATCATCCTGTCGTGCAAGGTCAGCGACGTTCAGAGCCTGATCGCTGTCTACACTGCGCTTGCCGCCCGGTGTGACTACGCGCTGCATCTCGGGCTGACCGAGGCGGGAATGGGCTCCAAGGGGATCGTTGCCTCGACGGCGGGCATCGCCATCCTGCTGCAAGGCGGCATCGGCGATACGATCCGGGTTTCGCTCACGCCGCAGGCTGGAGGGGACCGGACGCAAGAGGTGATCGTTGCCCAGGAAATGCTGCAGGTTCTGGGTCTGCGCACCTTCATGCCGCTGGTCACGGCATGTCCCGGTTGCGGCCGGACCACCAGTACGTTCTTCCAGAAGCTGGCAGGCGATATCCAAGGACACATCCGCGCGCGCATGCCCGAATGGGCGCGGGCGTATGAGGGGGTTGAGACGATGACGGTCGCGGTGATGGGCTGCATCGTCAACGGCCCCGGCGAGAGCAAGCACGCCGACATCGGCATCAGCCTGCCTGGGACCGGCGAGGAGCCGGCGGCGCCGGTGTTCATCGACGGGCGTAAGGCGATGACCTTGCGCGGGGCGGGCATCGCGGCTGATTTTCAGGCGATTGTCGAGGATTACGTGCGTACGCGCTACCCGCATCGCGATCAGGCGGTCGCTCCTGCCAGCCCGGCGACTGCCGCGGCGGCGGCTGTCGCACGATAG
- a CDS encoding histidine--tRNA ligase, translated as MSASRTVRGTRDLLPEDSLRLRFVEERAWTAARSYGYGEIATPIFEFTDVFARTLGDASDVVTKEMYTFEDRGGDSLTLRPENTAGIVRAFISNGLAAQLPVRAFYRGPMFRYERPQKGRLRQFHQVGIELLGIGDPLGDVEVIALAHDFLASLDLADKVVLEINTLGDAPSRAAYRDKLVAYLDAHRDRLSPDSLARLDRNPLRVLDSKDAGDREVVAGAPSLADALNETSRAFFASVLDGLDRIGIAYQRNPRLVRGLDYYSHSTFEFVTSALGAQGTVLAGGRYDGLVEQMGGPSTPGTGWAAGVERLMMLLGEDAAQTRPIAVVALGETQFGPAFAIARRLRAAGHIVKFGFGASLGKQMKWANKINARLAVIVGSDEVARAVAAVRDMDAGAQEEVSLTRLEERLACPV; from the coding sequence ATGTCGGCATCGAGAACCGTCCGTGGAACCCGCGATTTGCTGCCGGAGGATAGCCTCCGGCTGCGCTTCGTCGAAGAGCGCGCCTGGACGGCCGCGCGCAGTTACGGCTACGGTGAGATCGCCACGCCGATTTTTGAGTTCACCGACGTTTTCGCCCGGACGCTCGGCGATGCCTCCGATGTCGTCACCAAGGAAATGTATACGTTCGAGGATCGCGGCGGCGACAGTCTGACCTTGCGGCCGGAAAACACCGCCGGCATCGTCCGCGCGTTCATCTCCAACGGCCTTGCCGCGCAGCTGCCGGTGCGTGCGTTCTATCGTGGGCCGATGTTCCGCTACGAACGACCGCAGAAGGGGCGGCTGCGTCAGTTTCACCAGGTCGGCATCGAACTTCTCGGCATCGGTGATCCGTTGGGCGACGTCGAGGTCATCGCCCTGGCTCACGACTTTCTCGCGTCGCTGGACCTGGCCGACAAGGTGGTCCTGGAAATAAACACCCTGGGCGATGCACCGTCGCGCGCGGCCTACCGCGATAAGCTCGTTGCCTATCTTGATGCGCACCGCGATCGCCTTTCGCCGGACAGCCTCGCCCGTCTTGACCGCAATCCGCTCCGCGTTCTCGACTCCAAGGATGCAGGCGACCGCGAGGTGGTGGCGGGGGCGCCGTCGCTGGCGGATGCGCTGAACGAGACCTCGCGCGCGTTCTTCGCGTCGGTCCTGGACGGACTCGACCGGATCGGCATTGCCTACCAGCGCAATCCGCGGCTCGTGCGCGGCCTGGACTACTACAGCCACAGCACATTCGAGTTCGTCACCTCGGCGCTGGGCGCGCAGGGTACGGTGCTGGCGGGGGGGCGGTACGACGGCCTGGTTGAGCAGATGGGCGGCCCCTCGACACCCGGGACCGGTTGGGCGGCCGGTGTCGAGCGGCTGATGATGCTCCTTGGCGAGGATGCGGCGCAGACGCGGCCGATCGCCGTCGTCGCCTTGGGCGAAACACAGTTTGGTCCGGCATTCGCGATCGCAAGGCGGCTTCGTGCCGCGGGCCATATCGTCAAGTTCGGCTTCGGCGCGTCGCTCGGCAAGCAGATGAAGTGGGCGAACAAGATCAACGCGCGTCTCGCCGTCATCGTCGGCAGCGACGAGGTGGCGCGTGCAGTCGCGGCGGTTCGCGACATGGACGCGGGTGCACAGGAGGAGGTTTCGCTGACGCGTCTCGAGGAACGTCTCGCCTGTCCCGTGTGA
- a CDS encoding DUF4115 domain-containing protein — MMEGHVEPHAGKGVGAILRERRRRQGRDLAELAYDLHIRRRYLEAIEDSQYQALPAPVYAIGFVRSYAELLGLDGDEIVRRFKIEIAGLGVETPLHFPLPISQGSTPKGGVVLLGAIIAVAGYISWYAGADRRVDVSELIVPVPERLAPLSETSGHEAPAPTAIARQDARSGDAPAGVPPVSGETNGFDAAARKQPPRVADRQDLASALPMAPTAALNDAQVADEAARSSISSPLAISQTTGSAQAAELPDEVTAAGRSDARIELHARADSWVEVREPRTDALVAARLLKAGEIYRIPDKPGLKLVTGNAGGLVVVVDGKVAPSLGKDGAVRRGIPLDADALRKGID, encoded by the coding sequence ATGATGGAGGGCCACGTCGAGCCACATGCAGGCAAGGGGGTTGGCGCGATATTACGCGAGAGGCGACGGCGCCAGGGGCGCGATCTCGCTGAACTTGCGTATGATCTGCATATTCGGCGACGTTATTTGGAGGCAATTGAAGATAGCCAGTATCAGGCACTGCCTGCTCCAGTCTACGCAATCGGCTTCGTACGGTCCTATGCGGAGTTACTAGGGCTCGACGGGGATGAGATCGTGCGGCGATTTAAGATTGAAATCGCCGGCCTCGGTGTCGAGACGCCACTGCATTTTCCCTTGCCGATCTCGCAAGGAAGCACCCCGAAAGGGGGCGTTGTGCTGCTCGGTGCGATCATCGCCGTTGCCGGGTACATTTCCTGGTACGCCGGTGCCGATCGCCGTGTCGACGTCAGTGAACTCATTGTGCCGGTTCCCGAAAGGCTCGCTCCCCTTTCCGAAACCAGCGGGCACGAAGCTCCGGCGCCCACGGCCATCGCCCGGCAGGATGCCAGGAGCGGCGACGCTCCGGCCGGCGTGCCGCCGGTCTCTGGGGAGACGAACGGCTTCGATGCCGCCGCGCGCAAGCAACCCCCGCGCGTAGCCGACAGACAGGACCTTGCGTCCGCGCTGCCGATGGCGCCGACGGCTGCATTGAACGACGCGCAAGTGGCGGATGAGGCCGCGCGGTCGTCGATATCGTCCCCGCTTGCGATATCGCAGACGACCGGGAGTGCCCAGGCGGCCGAACTGCCCGACGAGGTCACGGCAGCCGGTCGCTCCGATGCGCGCATTGAGTTGCATGCGCGTGCGGATAGTTGGGTGGAAGTGCGCGAACCGCGAACGGATGCGCTCGTGGCCGCGCGACTGCTGAAGGCGGGCGAGATCTATCGCATTCCGGACAAACCGGGGCTCAAGCTGGTGACCGGTAATGCCGGCGGTCTCGTCGTCGTCGTCGACGGGAAGGTCGCACCGTCGTTGGGAAAGGATGGAGCCGTGCGTCGCGGCATTCCACTTGACGCTGACGCGTTGCGTAAGGGGATCGACTGA